The genomic interval GGGCACCCAGGGGGACCACCCGGGCCTGAGCGGCCCGTTCCGCCCGCTGGGTCACCAGCTCGGCCACCGAAGGCGTATCCAGCACCGGTGCGGTATCCGGCGGCATGACCAGGGTGGTGATACCGCCAGCGGCGGCGGCCCGGGCCTCGCTGGCAATGTCCGCCTTGCGGGTACCGCCGGGTTCGCGCAGTCGCGCCGCCAGATCCACCAGGCCCGGGACCACCCAGTGGCCGGTGGCGTCAATGGTCTGCTCCGGAGTGAAATCGCTGACCCGGCCACCCAGGTGGACGATGCGGCCGTCGGCGATGGCAAGATCTCCCACCTCATCGAGGCCGCTGAGCGGGTCAATCAATCGCCCCCCCTGAATGACGATGCGGGTCATGAGGCCTCCCGTGTGTGATCCGGCGCCACACCCAGAACCATGGTCATCACCGCCATGCGCACGGCGATGCCGTTGGTCACCTGCTGCAAGATGACCGAACGCGGTCCGTCCGCCAGGGCCGAGTCAATCTCGACGCCACGATTGATCGGGCCCGGGTGCATCACGATGGCCTCGGGATGGGCCGGAGCCAGACGCGCTTCGCTGAGACCGTAGTGCCGGAAATACTCCGCCTCGCCGGGGAGCAGTGCGCCCTGCATGCGCTCCCGTTGCAGCCGCAGAGCAATGACTACGTCCACATCCCGCAGGCCGGCGCCGAGATCGTTGTAAACCTGTACCCCCAGCGACTCCACGTCCGCCGGCAGCAGGGTGTTGGGCGCGATCACTCGAACTTCGCCGGCGCCGAGGCCGTTCAACGCATGAATCTGCGAACGGGCGACCCGGGAGTGCCGAATGTCACCGACGATGGCGATGCGCAGGGGCTCGAAGTCCCCCTTGTGCTGGCGGATGGTAAAGGCATCCAGCATGGCCTGGGTGGGATGGGCGTGCCAGCCGTCGCCGGCGTTGATCACCGCCACCCCCGGGTTGACGTGATGCGCAAAATACTCCGCTGCGCCGCTCTCGGCGTGACGGATCACGAACATGTCCGCCTGCATGGCCTGCAGGTTGTGGAGCATGTCCCGCAGGCTTTCGCCCTTGGTGGTGGTGGTCTCGGCGTTGACGTTGAGCACGTCGGCGGACAGTCGCTTGGCGGCCAGCTCGAAGGTGGTCCGGGTGCGGGTGCTGGATTCGAAAAAGAGATTGATGACGGTCCGTCCCCGCAGCAGCGGCACGGTCTTCACCGACTTGCCGATGACCCCGGAGAAGGACTCGGCGGTGTCGAGAATGCGGTGCAGCAGGACCGGATCCAGTGCCTCGGTGGTCAGAAAGTGCCGCAGGGTGCCGTCGCTGTTCAGTTGCACGCTCATGGCGCGAAGGCCTCCATCACCAGATGCAGGGGGTCCGGCCCGCGCAGTTTGACCCGTTGCCCCGGGGGCAGCTCGATGGACTGGGCCGCAATGTCCGCAGCGATGGGCAGCTGGCGGCCGGGTCGCTCCAGGAGCACGGCCAGCCGGACGGCGGCGGGGCGCCCGTAGTCAAACACTTCGTTGAGGGCGGCGCGGATGGTGCGGCCGGTATAAAGGATGTCGTCCACCAGGATGATGACCCGATCGTCGATGTCCAGAGGCATCCGGGTGGGACGCACCGCACTCTGCAGGCCGCCGCGGCCCAGATCGTCACGATAGAAGGCAATGTCCAGGCTGCCCGGCTCACCCGGCAGCCCCAGCCGCCGATGCAGCAGGTCGGCGAGCCAGGCGCCCCCCTGGTGGATGCCCACCAGCAGACACCGATCCCGGCCTTCCCGGTCAATCATTGTCTCCACGCGGCCCGTGAGGGTGTCCAGCAGGGGGTCAACAGCCGGCAAATTCATGGTCACGTCAGGCGCTCGCTCAGCCAGGTTTCCAGGATGATACGCGCTGACTCCGCATCCAGCACCTCCGTCCCGGCACCCCGCTCCCGCAGGGCGGATTCAGCGGCACGGCTGGAGAGGTGCTCGTCAATCCGGTGAACGCTCAAACCCGTCCGCCGGGCCAGGTTGCCGGCAAAGCCCTCGGCCAGGCGGGTGCTGTGGGACGGGCGGCCGTCGGCATGGCGCGGAATGCCGACCACCAGGGCCGCCGGACGCCATTCGTCAATCAGCGAGGCCAGGCGGCTCCAGTCGGGCTCGCCACGTCGACAGGGCAGCACTTCCAGTGCCCGGGCGGTGCCGGTGACCGTCTGCCCCACCGCGACACCCAGGCGCTTTTCACCGGCATCGAACCCCAGGCAGGTGCCGGCAATGGTCATCGCTGCCCCAGCAGCCGGTGTTCGATCACCGTAAACAGATCCCCCGCGATGTTGGTGTCCTGCTGGGCATCAATCTCGCGCACGCAGGTGGGGCTGGTGACGTTGATTTCGGTCAGATAGCCACCGATCACGTCCAGACCGGCAAACAGGATGCCCTGCTCGGCGAGCAGAGGCCGCACCTGCTCCACGATCCATCGCTCCCGGTCGGTGATGGGCCGGGCCACTCCCCGCCCGCCGGCGGCCAGGTTGCCGCGACTCTCGCCCGCCGCCGGGAGGCGGGCCAGGGCAAAGTCCACCGGTCGGCCATCAATTACCAGAATGCGGCGATCGCCGTCGCTAATTTCGGGCAGATAGCGCTGCGCCATCACGTAACGCGTCCCGCGGCCGGACAGCTGTTCGATGATCACGCTGGTGTTGGGGTCACCGGCGTGGACCACGAAAATGGCCTCACCCCCCATGCCGTGCAGGGGTTTGAGCACGGCGCGGCCCTGGGCCTGAATGAAGGCCTTGAGTGGCTCGGCTTTCATTTCCACCACGGTGGGGGCGCAGCACTCCGGGAAATTGGCGATGGCCAGCTTTTCCTGGACGTTGCGCAGGCCGGCGGGTCGATTCACCACCTGCACACCCGCCCGCTCGGCCACGTCCAGAATCTGGGTGGCATAGACATAGGCGCTGTCCACCGGGGGATCCTTGCGCATCAGGATGGCGTCCAGGTTCTGCAGCGGCTCCTCGTCACGCTCCCCCAGACTGAACCAGTCGTGGTTGTCATCCCGGACTTCCAGCAGCGCGCCGTCGCCGTAAGCCACGCCATCCCGCAGCGACAGGTCCTCCAGGGTCAGATAGCGAATCTCCCAGCCCCGCCGCTGGGCTTCCAGCAACATGGCGAGGGTGGTGTCCTTGTACGGGGTGATGCCCTGGATGGGGTCCATGACGACCCCCAGGCGATAGGCCATGATGGCTCCTCTGTTCGGCTGTTGGCGGTGGCGACAGTGTAGCGAAAGCGGATCGGAAGGGTGATGGGGCTATCCGAGATCGCCGATCACCGTCTGAATCACTGCCAGCGCCGCCACCGGTGCGGTGTCGCTGCGCAGAATGCGCGGCCCCAGGCGGAGGCGTTGCCAGCCCATGGCCGAGACGGTCTCGATCTCCCCGGGGGCGAGCCCGCCTTCGGGACCAATCAGGGTGGCCAGCTCAGCGCCGGGCACCAGATCCCGGGCCGACCGGTCGCCCTCGGTGTCAAAAATCACGCCGTGCTGGCCCGCCACCTTCTGCAAAGCCTGGTCCAGGGAGCAGGGCGGGTCGACTGGAGGAATCCGGTTCCGGCCGCATTGCTCGCAGGCCGCCACCGCCACCGCCTGCCAGTGGCGCTGCTTGCGGGCCCAGCGCTCGGCGTCCAGTCGCACCATGCAGCGCTCGGTCACCACCGGCACCACCCGGGCCACGCCAAGCTCGGTGGCCTTCTGCACCGCGTAGTCCATGCGCTCGCCCTTGCTGATGCCCTGCAGGATGGTCACCGCCACCGGTGCTTCCGCCTCCCGGGGAATGAAATCCTCGATCAGGACCCGGGCGTGGCGCTTGCTCAGGGTCTCGAGTCGGGCGGTGTACTCGCCACCGCGGCCGTCAAAAAGCACAAGCCCGTCGCCGCTTCGCAGCCGACGGGCTTGCAGATGTCGGACCACCGCGTCGGTGAGGTCCATGACCTCACCGACGGGCGGGATGCCTGTCACATGCAGGCGAGTGGCCGGATCAGTAGCGATAGTGCTCGGGCTTGAAGGGACCATCCACCGACACACCGATGTAGTTGGCCTGGTCCTCCCGCAGCCGGGTCAGGTGAGCACCGATTTTCTCCAGATGGAGACGCGCCACTTCCTCGTCCAGGTGCTTGGGCAGTACATAGACCTCGTTGCCGTAGCTGCCATCGTTGTTGAACAGCGCCATCTGGGCCAGCACCTGATTGGTGAAACTGGCGGACATCACGAAGCTGGGATGGCCCGTGGCACAACCCAGGTTCACCAGTCGGCCTTCCGCCAGCAGGATGATCTTCTTGCCGTCCGGGAAGGTGATGTGATCCACCTGGGCCTTGATGTTCTCCCAGTCATACTGGCGCAGGCTGGCGACATCGATTTCGTTGTCGAAGTGGCCGATGTTGCAGACGATGGCCTCGTTCTTCATGGCCGCCATGTGATCGTGGTTGATCACATTGAAGTTGCCGGTGGCGCTGCAGAAGATGTCGGCCTTGTCGGCGGCTTCTTCCATGGTGACCACCCGGTAGCCTTCCATGGCCGCCTGCAGGGCGCAGATGGGGTCGACCTCGGTGATCCAGACACTGGCTCCCAGGGCCTTGAGGCTCTGGGCACAGCCCTTGCCGACATCGCCATAGCCCACCACCACTGCGATCTTGCCGGCGATCATCACGTCGGTGGCGCGCTTGAGTCCGTCCACCAGCGACTCGCGACAGCCATAGAGGTTGTCGAACTTGGACTTGGTCACCGAATCGTTGACGTTAATGGCCGGGAAAGGCAACTCACCCGCCTGCTGCATCTCATAGAGACGCATGACGCCGGTGGTGGTTTCCTCGGTCACGCCCTGAATGGCCGCCTGGGTGCGGGCATAGAAACCCGGGTTCTCTTTCAGGCGACGGCGAATGGCCGCGAACAGCGCCCGCTCCTCGTCGCTGCCCGGGTTGTCCAACACCGATGGGTCCTGCTCGGCTTTGGCGCCGAGGGTGACCGCCATGGTGGCGTCGCCACCGTCGTCGAGAATCATGTTCGGCGTGCTGTTGGGCCACTCGAGGATGCGATGGGTGAACTCCCAGTACTCCTCCAGCGACTCGCCCTTGTAGGCAAACACCGGCGTGCCGTTCTCGGCGATGGCCGCCGCGGCGTGGTCCTGGGTGGAGTAGATGTTGCAGCTGGCCCAGCGGCACTCGGCACCCAGGGCTTCCAGGGTCTCGATGAGCACCGCCGTCTGAATGGTCATGTGCAGCGAGCCGGCGACCCGTGCACCCTTCAGCGGCTTCTCACCGGCGTACTTTTCACGCAGTGCCATCAGGCCCGGCATTTCGGTTTCGGCGATTTCAATTTCCCGCCGGCCCCAGGGGGCCAGGCTGGCGTCAGCGATAATGGATCCGGAAAGCTTCGTGTCAACGACAGCGTTCATGGTTTTACTCCATGGGTTGCGGTCGAGCGCCGTTGTCATTGTTGCCCGCCTGTCGAGCCTCCCCCGTGCCTTCACGGGGTGCAGCGCTCCTCGACAAACGGACAGATTTTTCTGTAGTGGAGCCGTTAGATCCCGGCCGCCTCGCGCAGGGCGTCGGCCCGATCGGTGCGCTCCCAGGTAAAGGTCGGCTCTTCCCGGCCGAAATGCCCGAAACTGGCCGTCGGCTGATAAATGGGTCGCACCAGGTCCAGCATCTGCAGAATGCCATAGGGCCGTAGATCGAAATGCGCCCGGACGAGTTCCACCAGCCGCGACTCGGAAATGCGCCCCGTCCCGAAGGTATCCACGAACACCGAGGTGGGCTCGGCAACGCCAATGGCGTAGGCCAGCTGAATTTCACACTTGTCCGCCAGGCCTGCGGCGACGATGTTCTTGGCGACATAGCGGCAGGCGTAGGCCGCCGACCGGTCCACCTTGGAAGGGTCCTTGCCGGAGAACGCCCCGCCCCCATGGCGAGCCATGCCGCCGTAGGTGTCGACGATGATCTTGCGCCCGGTGAGCCCGCAGTCGCCCACCGGGCCGCCGATCACGAACTTGCCCGTGGGGTTGATGAAGAAGCGGGTCCGCTCACCGATCCATTCGGCAGGAATCACCGGGCGGATCACCTCTTCCATGATCGCTTCTTTAATGTCCGCCTGGGAAACGGTGTCGTCGTGCTGGCAGGACAGCACAATGGTGTCCACGGCCACCGGTTCGCCATCTTCGTAGACGAATCCCACCTGGGACTTGGCGTCCGGCCGGAGCCAGGGCAGCACGCCCCGGCGGCGGATCTGGCTGTGACGCTTGACCAGCCGATGGGCGTAGGTGATCGGTGCCGGCATTAGCACGTCGGTCTCGCGACAGGCATAGCCGAACATCATGCCCTGGTCACCGGCGCCCTGTTCTTCGGGGTGGTCGCGGTCGACACCCTGGTTGATGTCGGGGCTCTGCTTGCCGATGGCGTTCAGGACCGCACAGGTGGCCCCGTCAAAGCCCACCTCGGCGCTGTTGTAACCGATGTCCAGAATCGTCTGGCGGGTCAGCTCCTCGAGATCGATCCAGGCGGTGGTGGTGATTTCGCCGGCGATGATGACCATGCCGGTCTTGACCATGGTCTCGCAGGCCACCCGGGCGTTGGGATCATCGGCGATGATGGCGTCCAGAAGGGCGTCCGATATCTGGTCTGCCACCTTGTCGGGATGACCCTCGGAAACCGACTCCGAGGTGAAGATGTGCTGGTTGGCCATCGGGTCGCTGGCACTCCCTGTCGCGAACATGATTGGGGCGAGCAGTGTAACGCTGGTTGCCTGCGCACGGGAAGTTCTGGAGAATTGCGGCGCTTGTAAACCCTTCTTTTTGCGCCGGAGAACCGTTACCCATGGCCAACCGCAGACACCTCGCCAACGCCGTCCGGGCCCTTTCCATGGACGCCGTTCAGCGCGCCAATTCCGGTCATCCCGGCGCCCCCATGGGCATGGCGGACATCGCCGAAGTGCTCTGGAACGACTTCCTGCAGCACAATCCCGCCAACCCGCAGTGGCCCAACCGCGACCGGTTCGTGCTCTCCAATGGCCACGGGTCGATGCTGATTTACTCGCTGCTGCACCTCAGCGGTTATGACCTGCCGCTGACGGCGCTGCAGGATTTCCGGCAGCTGCACTCCGGCACCCCGGGACACCCGGAAGTCGGCGACACCCCCGGGGTGGAAACCACCACCGGGCCACTGGGGCAGGGCATCGCCAACGCCGTGGGCATGGCTCTCGCCGAGCGCATTCTGGCGGGACAGTTCAACCGCCCGGGCCACGAGCTGGTGGATCACTACACCTATTGTTTTCTTGGCGATGGCTGCCTGATGGAAGGCATCTCTCACGAGGTCTGCTCCCTGGCCGGGACTTTGGGGCTCGGCAAGCTGATTGCCGTCTACGATGACAACGGCATTTCCATTGACGGAAAAGTCAGCGGCTGGTTCACCGATGACACGCCGGGCCGCTTCCGTGCCTATGGCTGGCACGTGGTTGAGGCCGTTGACGGCCACGACGCGGAGGCGGTCCGTGAGGCCATCGAAGCCGCCCGCCAGGTCACCGACCGGCCATCGCTGATCTGCGCGCGCACCACGATCGGTTTCGGCGCACCCAACGTCTGTGGCACCCATGGGGTGCATGGCGCGCCGCTGGGGGATGACGAAATCCGGGCCACCCGGGAATTCCTGGGCTGGGAACATGGCCCCTTCGAGATTCCGGATGCGGTTTACGAGGGCTGGGACGCCCGGGCTCGTGGCGCGGCCAGTGAAACCGCATGGCGGGATCGCCTGGAGCGCTATCGGGCGGCGCACCCGGAGCTGGCGGCGGATTTCGAGCGGCGCATGGCCGGCGATCTGCCGGATTCCTTCGCCGAACACGCCCGGGCATTCATCGCCAGGGCCCAGGCGGAAGGCGGTGATGATGCCAGCCGCAAGCACTCCCAGGCGGTGCTGAACGGCTTCGGGCCGCGTCTGCCGGAACTGGTGGGGGGATCCGCCGACCTCACCGGCTCCAACAACACCTGGTGGGATGACTGCACCACGGTCACCGCCGATGACGCCGACGGCAATTACCTGTTCTACGGCGTTCGCGAGTTCGGCATGACCGCCATCATGAACGGCATGGCGCTCCATGGCGGGGTCGTCCCCTACGCCGGTACCTTCCTGGTGTTCTCGGATTACGCCCGCAACGCCGTGCGTATGGCGGCCCTGATGGGGGTGCGCAGCGTTCTGGTGTACACCCATGATTCCATCGGCCTGGGCGAGGATGGCCCCACTCACCAGCCCGTTGAGCATCTGCCAAGCCTGCGGTTGATTCCTAACCTGGAGGTCTGGCGGCCCTGTGACCTCACCGAAACCGCGGTGGCCTGGCAGTCGGCGCTGGAGCGGCAGGCGGGCCCCACGGCGCTGGCCCTCTCCCGCCAGAAACTGCCCCACCAGCCGCGCACCGACGATCAGGTGGAGGCCATTGGCCGGGGTGGTTACGTGCTCCGCGAGCCCGGCGCCACTCCGGCCGCCGTGATCATGGCCACCGGCTCCGAGGTGGGGCTGGCGGTGCAGGCCGCCGAGCGGCTGGAGCAGCAGGGTCACCCGGTACGGGTGGTGTCCATGCCGTGCATTGAGCGCTTTCTCGCCCAGGATTCCGGCTACCGCGACCAGGTACTGCCGCCATCGCTGACGGCCCGCGTGGCCGTTGAGGCGGCGGCGCCGGACAGCTGGTACCGGCTGGTGGGCGATCGGGGCGACGTGGTCGGGCTGAACGGCTTTGGTGCCTCGGCGCCGGGGTCAGTGGTCTACGAACACATGGGACTGACCGCCGATGCGGTGGTGTCAGCCCTGGAATCTCGACTGGCCGGGTAGCTTCCCGCGCCGATTTTCGGAAAACAAAAGACAGGAGTCAGATAAACATGGCGATCAAGGTTGGAATCAATGGCTATGGCCGCATCGGCCGCAACGTCCTGCGCGCGCTCTACGAGGCGGGACGCAGCGACGAAATTCGTGTGGTGGCCATTAACGACCTCGGCGATGCCGAGACCAATGCTCATCTCACCCGCGTTGACACCGCCCACGGCCGCTTCCCCGGCACCGTGGAAGTCCGCGATGGCAACCTCGTGGTCAATGGCGACGAGATCAAGGTGCTGGCGGAGCGGGATCCCGCCGCGCTGCCCTGGGGTGAGCTGGGCGTCGACGTGGTGATGGAGTGCACCGGGCTGTTCGCCAGCAAGGACAAGTCCGCGGCGCACCTCAAGGCCGGCGCCAAAAAGGTGCTGATCTCGGCACCGGCGGGCAGCGACGTCGACGCCTCGGTGGTCTTCGGCGTCAACCACGATGTCCTCAAGGCCGAGCACACCGTGGTGTCCAACGCCTCCTGTACCACCAACTGCCTGGCCCCTCTGGTCAAGCCGCTGAACGATGCCATTGGCCTGGAACAGGGTCTCATGACCACCATTCATGCCTACACCAACGATCAGGTGCTCACCGACGTCTTCCACAAGGACCTGCGCCGGGCGCGCAGCGCCACCATGTCGCAGATTCCCACCAAGACCGGCGCCGCCGCCATGGTGGGTCTGGTGCTGCCGGAGCTGAATGGCCGTCTGGATGGCTATGCCATGCGGGTCCCCACCATCAATGTCTCCAGCGTTGACCTGTCGTTCATCGCCTCCCGGGACACTTCGGTGGAAGAAATCAACGATGTGCTGCGCAAGGCGTCGGAGAGCGAGCTCAAGGGCGTGCTGGCCTACAGCGACGGGCCGTACGTCTCCGTGGACTTCAACCACGACGCCCATTCCTCCACCTATGACGCCACCCTGACCAAGGTCAGTGGCCGGCTGGTGAAGGTCTGTGCCTGGTATGACAACGAGTGGGGCTTCTCCAACCGGATGCTGGATACCACCGTGGCCATGATGCAGGCCAAGTAATGGCGGTCCGGACACTGGATGACGTCAGTCTGGCGGACCAGCGGGTGCTGGTTCGCGAGGATCTGAATGTCCCGCTCAAGGATGGACGGGTGCGCGACGACGCCCGGTTGCGGGCGGCCCTGCCCACGCTGCAGCGTCTGCTGGATGGCGGAGCCCGGGTGATGGTGATGAGCCACCTGGGCCGGCCCAGCGCCGGTGCCTTTGACCCGCAGGCCTCCATGCAGCCGGTGGCGGAGCGCCTCGGCGAGCTGCTCGGCCGTGAAGTGCCGGTGGTGCGTGACTGGCTGGATGGCCAGGTGGCACCGCAAAGCGGCGAGCTGGTGCTGTGCGAAAACGTCCGCTTTAACGTCGGCGAGACCGATAACGATGAGGCGCT from Spiribacter sp. 2438 carries:
- the metK gene encoding methionine adenosyltransferase → MANQHIFTSESVSEGHPDKVADQISDALLDAIIADDPNARVACETMVKTGMVIIAGEITTTAWIDLEELTRQTILDIGYNSAEVGFDGATCAVLNAIGKQSPDINQGVDRDHPEEQGAGDQGMMFGYACRETDVLMPAPITYAHRLVKRHSQIRRRGVLPWLRPDAKSQVGFVYEDGEPVAVDTIVLSCQHDDTVSQADIKEAIMEEVIRPVIPAEWIGERTRFFINPTGKFVIGGPVGDCGLTGRKIIVDTYGGMARHGGGAFSGKDPSKVDRSAAYACRYVAKNIVAAGLADKCEIQLAYAIGVAEPTSVFVDTFGTGRISESRLVELVRAHFDLRPYGILQMLDLVRPIYQPTASFGHFGREEPTFTWERTDRADALREAAGI
- a CDS encoding 16S rRNA (uracil(1498)-N(3))-methyltransferase gives rise to the protein MDLTDAVVRHLQARRLRSGDGLVLFDGRGGEYTARLETLSKRHARVLIEDFIPREAEAPVAVTILQGISKGERMDYAVQKATELGVARVVPVVTERCMVRLDAERWARKQRHWQAVAVAACEQCGRNRIPPVDPPCSLDQALQKVAGQHGVIFDTEGDRSARDLVPGAELATLIGPEGGLAPGEIETVSAMGWQRLRLGPRILRSDTAPVAALAVIQTVIGDLG
- a CDS encoding aspartate carbamoyltransferase catalytic subunit — encoded protein: MSVQLNSDGTLRHFLTTEALDPVLLHRILDTAESFSGVIGKSVKTVPLLRGRTVINLFFESSTRTRTTFELAAKRLSADVLNVNAETTTTKGESLRDMLHNLQAMQADMFVIRHAESGAAEYFAHHVNPGVAVINAGDGWHAHPTQAMLDAFTIRQHKGDFEPLRIAIVGDIRHSRVARSQIHALNGLGAGEVRVIAPNTLLPADVESLGVQVYNDLGAGLRDVDVVIALRLQRERMQGALLPGEAEYFRHYGLSEARLAPAHPEAIVMHPGPINRGVEIDSALADGPRSVILQQVTNGIAVRMAVMTMVLGVAPDHTREAS
- the ruvX gene encoding Holliday junction resolvase RuvX encodes the protein MTIAGTCLGFDAGEKRLGVAVGQTVTGTARALEVLPCRRGEPDWSRLASLIDEWRPAALVVGIPRHADGRPSHSTRLAEGFAGNLARRTGLSVHRIDEHLSSRAAESALRERGAGTEVLDAESARIILETWLSERLT
- the pyrR gene encoding bifunctional pyr operon transcriptional regulator/uracil phosphoribosyltransferase PyrR — translated: MNLPAVDPLLDTLTGRVETMIDREGRDRCLLVGIHQGGAWLADLLHRRLGLPGEPGSLDIAFYRDDLGRGGLQSAVRPTRMPLDIDDRVIILVDDILYTGRTIRAALNEVFDYGRPAAVRLAVLLERPGRQLPIAADIAAQSIELPPGQRVKLRGPDPLHLVMEAFAP
- the gshB gene encoding glutathione synthase, whose protein sequence is MAYRLGVVMDPIQGITPYKDTTLAMLLEAQRRGWEIRYLTLEDLSLRDGVAYGDGALLEVRDDNHDWFSLGERDEEPLQNLDAILMRKDPPVDSAYVYATQILDVAERAGVQVVNRPAGLRNVQEKLAIANFPECCAPTVVEMKAEPLKAFIQAQGRAVLKPLHGMGGEAIFVVHAGDPNTSVIIEQLSGRGTRYVMAQRYLPEISDGDRRILVIDGRPVDFALARLPAAGESRGNLAAGGRGVARPITDRERWIVEQVRPLLAEQGILFAGLDVIGGYLTEINVTSPTCVREIDAQQDTNIAGDLFTVIEHRLLGQR
- the gap gene encoding type I glyceraldehyde-3-phosphate dehydrogenase gives rise to the protein MAIKVGINGYGRIGRNVLRALYEAGRSDEIRVVAINDLGDAETNAHLTRVDTAHGRFPGTVEVRDGNLVVNGDEIKVLAERDPAALPWGELGVDVVMECTGLFASKDKSAAHLKAGAKKVLISAPAGSDVDASVVFGVNHDVLKAEHTVVSNASCTTNCLAPLVKPLNDAIGLEQGLMTTIHAYTNDQVLTDVFHKDLRRARSATMSQIPTKTGAAAMVGLVLPELNGRLDGYAMRVPTINVSSVDLSFIASRDTSVEEINDVLRKASESELKGVLAYSDGPYVSVDFNHDAHSSTYDATLTKVSGRLVKVCAWYDNEWGFSNRMLDTTVAMMQAK
- the ahcY gene encoding adenosylhomocysteinase, with amino-acid sequence MNAVVDTKLSGSIIADASLAPWGRREIEIAETEMPGLMALREKYAGEKPLKGARVAGSLHMTIQTAVLIETLEALGAECRWASCNIYSTQDHAAAAIAENGTPVFAYKGESLEEYWEFTHRILEWPNSTPNMILDDGGDATMAVTLGAKAEQDPSVLDNPGSDEERALFAAIRRRLKENPGFYARTQAAIQGVTEETTTGVMRLYEMQQAGELPFPAINVNDSVTKSKFDNLYGCRESLVDGLKRATDVMIAGKIAVVVGYGDVGKGCAQSLKALGASVWITEVDPICALQAAMEGYRVVTMEEAADKADIFCSATGNFNVINHDHMAAMKNEAIVCNIGHFDNEIDVASLRQYDWENIKAQVDHITFPDGKKIILLAEGRLVNLGCATGHPSFVMSASFTNQVLAQMALFNNDGSYGNEVYVLPKHLDEEVARLHLEKIGAHLTRLREDQANYIGVSVDGPFKPEHYRY
- the tkt gene encoding transketolase, with amino-acid sequence MANRRHLANAVRALSMDAVQRANSGHPGAPMGMADIAEVLWNDFLQHNPANPQWPNRDRFVLSNGHGSMLIYSLLHLSGYDLPLTALQDFRQLHSGTPGHPEVGDTPGVETTTGPLGQGIANAVGMALAERILAGQFNRPGHELVDHYTYCFLGDGCLMEGISHEVCSLAGTLGLGKLIAVYDDNGISIDGKVSGWFTDDTPGRFRAYGWHVVEAVDGHDAEAVREAIEAARQVTDRPSLICARTTIGFGAPNVCGTHGVHGAPLGDDEIRATREFLGWEHGPFEIPDAVYEGWDARARGAASETAWRDRLERYRAAHPELAADFERRMAGDLPDSFAEHARAFIARAQAEGGDDASRKHSQAVLNGFGPRLPELVGGSADLTGSNNTWWDDCTTVTADDADGNYLFYGVREFGMTAIMNGMALHGGVVPYAGTFLVFSDYARNAVRMAALMGVRSVLVYTHDSIGLGEDGPTHQPVEHLPSLRLIPNLEVWRPCDLTETAVAWQSALERQAGPTALALSRQKLPHQPRTDDQVEAIGRGGYVLREPGATPAAVIMATGSEVGLAVQAAERLEQQGHPVRVVSMPCIERFLAQDSGYRDQVLPPSLTARVAVEAAAPDSWYRLVGDRGDVVGLNGFGASAPGSVVYEHMGLTADAVVSALESRLAG